A region of Vibrio porteresiae DSM 19223 DNA encodes the following proteins:
- a CDS encoding alpha/beta hydrolase → MNKPTQHNVTMAQTDTLDEGRRNMMKLTAGASIAALGMSSLVANKAFAATPVQMTQEWDKTFPKSSQVDHKKVTFTNRYGITLVGDLYTPKNATGKLAALVLCGPFGAVKEQSSGLYAQTMAERGFVTLAFDPSFTGESGGEPRNVASPDINTEDFSAAVDCIGTQAHVDRNRIGVIGICGWGGMALNAVAIDKRVKAVVASTMYDMTRVMSKGYFDSTTLEQRTAALEQLGEQRWKDVDAGQPAYGPVSLELKGGEPQFVVEYAAYYKSPERGFHPRAVNSNASWTLTTPLSFMNMPILTYIAEISPRPVLFIHGEKAHSRYFSETAYANAKEPKELMIIPGANHTDLYDQTDIIPFDKITNFFATHLA, encoded by the coding sequence ATGAACAAACCGACTCAACATAATGTCACTATGGCGCAAACCGACACGCTTGACGAAGGTCGTCGCAACATGATGAAACTGACTGCCGGAGCCAGCATTGCCGCATTAGGCATGAGTTCTTTGGTTGCCAATAAAGCGTTCGCTGCAACGCCCGTACAAATGACCCAAGAGTGGGATAAAACCTTCCCTAAAAGTAGCCAAGTGGACCACAAAAAAGTGACCTTCACTAACCGCTATGGGATTACGCTCGTTGGCGATTTATACACGCCGAAAAATGCCACTGGTAAGTTGGCAGCTCTGGTACTTTGTGGTCCTTTTGGCGCAGTTAAAGAACAATCTTCTGGTCTGTATGCGCAAACCATGGCAGAGCGCGGCTTTGTCACACTGGCGTTCGACCCTTCATTTACCGGCGAAAGCGGTGGTGAACCACGTAACGTCGCCTCACCCGACATCAATACTGAAGACTTCAGCGCTGCGGTAGATTGTATCGGCACTCAAGCCCATGTAGATCGTAATCGTATCGGTGTGATTGGGATCTGTGGTTGGGGCGGTATGGCACTTAACGCGGTGGCGATTGATAAACGTGTCAAAGCGGTTGTTGCTAGCACCATGTATGATATGACGCGCGTCATGTCAAAAGGGTATTTCGATAGCACTACATTAGAACAACGCACTGCCGCATTAGAACAACTTGGCGAACAACGTTGGAAAGATGTCGATGCTGGCCAACCCGCTTATGGCCCAGTCTCTTTGGAACTTAAAGGTGGAGAGCCACAATTTGTGGTGGAATATGCTGCGTATTACAAATCGCCTGAAAGAGGGTTTCACCCACGCGCCGTAAACTCCAATGCGTCTTGGACATTAACCACTCCATTGTCGTTTATGAACATGCCGATTTTGACTTACATCGCGGAAATTTCACCACGTCCAGTACTGTTTATCCATGGTGAAAAGGCACACTCACGCTACTTCAGTGAAACCGCATATGCAAATGCTAAAGAGCCAAAAGAGTTGATGATCATTCCCGGTGCAAACCACACAGATTTGTACGATCAAACGGATATCATTCCATTCGATAAAATCACGAATTTCTTTGCGACACATCTAGCCTAA
- a CDS encoding SDR family oxidoreductase, with product MIGVTGATGQLGHLVIEHLLKTTAANNIVALVRNPQKATALKELGVEVREADYTKPATLTTAFAGLDKLLLVSSSEVGQRATQHQNVIDAAKAAGVKLLAYTSILHADTSPLSLAQEHVATENYLRAADVPYVVLRNGWYTENYLASVPAALANQAFIGCAGEGKISSASRNDYAQAAAAVLTNSAPQAGKVYELSGDESYTLAELSAMISEESGNTIRYVNMAEADFAKVLEGVGIPAPFAAVLADSDTGAAKGGLFDDSHTLSKLIGRPTDSLRSLVKAAL from the coding sequence ATGATTGGTGTAACAGGTGCAACAGGTCAATTAGGTCATTTGGTTATTGAACATCTTTTAAAAACGACTGCAGCGAATAACATTGTTGCTTTAGTACGCAATCCACAAAAAGCGACAGCATTGAAAGAGTTAGGAGTAGAGGTTCGTGAAGCCGATTATACAAAACCCGCCACGCTCACTACTGCGTTTGCTGGGCTCGATAAGCTACTTTTAGTCTCTTCTAGTGAAGTGGGTCAACGTGCCACTCAGCACCAAAATGTCATCGATGCAGCAAAAGCGGCTGGCGTGAAACTGCTGGCTTACACCAGTATTTTGCATGCCGATACCTCGCCGCTATCATTGGCGCAAGAGCACGTTGCAACGGAAAACTATTTGCGTGCAGCCGATGTTCCTTACGTTGTGCTACGTAACGGTTGGTACACAGAAAACTATTTAGCAAGCGTTCCTGCAGCCCTTGCAAACCAAGCCTTTATTGGCTGTGCAGGCGAAGGCAAAATCAGCTCTGCCTCTCGTAACGATTATGCGCAAGCTGCCGCTGCCGTGCTTACAAACAGCGCGCCTCAAGCTGGCAAAGTGTATGAACTGTCTGGTGACGAAAGCTATACCCTCGCAGAACTCAGCGCCATGATCAGTGAAGAATCAGGGAATACCATTCGTTACGTTAATATGGCAGAAGCGGATTTCGCTAAAGTATTGGAAGGCGTCGGTATTCCTGCACCATTTGCAGCAGTATTAGCCGATTCTGATACGGGTGCAGCGAAAGGTGGTCTATTTGATGACAGCCATACCCTGAGCAAATTGATCGGTCGTCCTACCGACTCATTGCGCTCTTTAGTCAAAGCTGCGCTGTAA
- a CDS encoding MBL fold metallo-hydrolase, whose amino-acid sequence MNHYRLFVCVICTVWCSLILLGCSNSVHAEAEDHFANLYVDYQPGFKTFVSATWNSMFSDVQNLEPKQPIPLIKMSSAALDSEQQDVAYRVGHSTVLMKLGQQWILTDPMFSRRASPFQWVGPKRFSDLPIQIAQLPRIDVVIISHNHYDHLDKASILALAPKVGRFLVPQRVGDILIQWGVDANQVQAMKWWDETDIGPTHFVFTPTQHFSGRSLADQNETLWGSWVILAPSHHVFFSGDSGYFAGFKQIGDRFGPFDLAFMEDGQYSKDWPLIHMFPEQMIQATQDLKAKVVMPIHNSTFRLANHPWNEPLEQAWVVSQQKGVTMVAPEFGQRYVIGQSLDQQAWWEDNR is encoded by the coding sequence ATGAATCACTATCGCCTTTTTGTTTGTGTTATTTGTACGGTGTGGTGCTCGCTGATCTTGCTTGGGTGCTCTAATTCCGTTCACGCTGAGGCTGAGGATCACTTTGCCAATCTGTACGTTGATTATCAGCCGGGTTTTAAAACCTTTGTCAGTGCGACGTGGAATTCAATGTTTTCAGATGTGCAAAACCTCGAACCAAAGCAACCCATTCCACTGATTAAGATGTCGAGTGCTGCACTTGATAGCGAACAGCAGGATGTGGCATATCGTGTCGGTCATTCAACCGTTCTTATGAAACTAGGGCAGCAGTGGATATTAACTGATCCTATGTTTAGTCGACGTGCATCTCCATTCCAATGGGTTGGACCGAAACGATTTTCTGATTTACCGATTCAAATTGCTCAACTTCCACGTATCGATGTGGTGATCATCAGCCACAACCATTATGACCACTTAGATAAAGCGTCTATTTTGGCCTTAGCGCCAAAAGTAGGGCGCTTTCTCGTTCCGCAAAGAGTCGGGGATATCTTGATTCAGTGGGGGGTAGACGCTAACCAGGTACAAGCGATGAAATGGTGGGATGAAACGGATATTGGCCCAACACACTTTGTCTTTACGCCAACCCAGCATTTTTCTGGGCGTAGCCTGGCAGACCAAAACGAGACGTTATGGGGTAGTTGGGTGATCTTGGCACCGAGTCATCATGTGTTCTTTAGTGGCGATTCGGGATATTTCGCAGGATTTAAACAAATTGGTGATCGTTTTGGACCATTTGACCTCGCCTTTATGGAAGATGGTCAGTACAGTAAAGATTGGCCTTTGATTCATATGTTTCCAGAGCAGATGATTCAAGCAACTCAAGACCTAAAGGCTAAGGTAGTGATGCCTATTCACAATAGTACGTTTCGCCTAGCTAATCATCCGTGGAATGAACCGTTAGAGCAGGCTTGGGTCGTTAGTCAACAAAAAGGCGTGACCATGGTGGCCCCTGAATTTGGTCAACGGTATGTGATTGGTCAATCCCTTGATCAGCAAGCATGGTGGGAAGATAACAGATAA
- a CDS encoding DUF3299 domain-containing protein — MMKPANMQRPLLRFIFLLTCLLCFSTPAQTGPQVLDWDALIPKQSTPVTSSTTTIVNHNGERAPQKIDVAYRTDLDGQRVKIPGFVIPLEGDDKVVTELLLVPYYGACIHVPPPPANQIVYVKFKQGAPLQGLWDTVYIEGTLSVQTTQSELAQAGYLLDGIKVTAYKETN; from the coding sequence ATGATGAAGCCAGCCAATATGCAGCGACCACTATTGAGATTTATCTTCTTGCTTACCTGCTTGTTATGTTTTTCCACACCAGCACAAACCGGGCCTCAAGTGCTGGATTGGGATGCACTGATTCCTAAGCAGTCCACACCTGTAACATCATCGACAACGACGATTGTTAACCACAACGGTGAACGTGCTCCACAAAAGATCGATGTGGCGTATCGAACCGATCTCGATGGTCAGCGCGTTAAAATTCCTGGTTTTGTTATTCCTTTAGAAGGGGATGATAAAGTGGTCACCGAGCTGTTATTGGTTCCCTACTACGGCGCTTGTATCCATGTGCCGCCACCGCCTGCCAACCAAATTGTGTATGTGAAGTTTAAACAAGGCGCACCACTACAGGGGTTGTGGGACACCGTCTATATCGAAGGAACCTTATCCGTGCAGACAACCCAATCTGAACTGGCTCAAGCTGGATATTTATTAGATGGCATCAAAGTGACTGCCTATAAAGAGACAAATTAA
- a CDS encoding alkaline phosphatase yields the protein MINTKIIALSSLFATLVGCSATQSQVQVTNPQKNDVWYQQAKSDIAKAKANRPIDKKAKNVILFVGDGMSIGTITAARIYAGQLQGLQGEEYRLTMETMPNVALSKTYNTDAQTPDSAGTASAMVTGIKTKQGVISVDDNVKRGFCNTALGHEAKTAWEMAAEKGLAVGVVSTARITHATPSTTYSHSADRDWENDAAMPNIAKNQGCKDIAQQLLTFNGGKGMDVVFGGGRSQFLPNTVVDEEGSKGKRKDGRNLIAEWETAHPQGQYVYDKKGFDQIAANGQPVFGLFEPSHMKYDIERKDEEPSLAEMTSKAIDLLSQKKEGYVLMVEGGRIDHAHHDGNAARALSETVAYDQAIKAALEKTNPKDTLVIVTADHAHTFISNGYADRGNPILGLSKKNGRYNLDDYGKRYTTLMYGNGPGAVATAGANRPNPTEEEVLDVNYHQQSLLKLASETHSGEDVAIFARGPQAYLFQGAVEQNYIFHVMNEAMNFTE from the coding sequence GTGATTAATACCAAAATTATTGCCCTTAGCAGTCTATTTGCAACTTTAGTCGGCTGTAGCGCAACGCAAAGTCAGGTTCAGGTGACCAACCCACAAAAAAATGATGTGTGGTATCAACAGGCGAAAAGCGATATTGCGAAAGCAAAAGCCAACCGACCAATCGATAAGAAGGCGAAAAACGTCATTCTGTTTGTCGGTGATGGCATGAGTATCGGCACGATTACCGCGGCGCGTATTTATGCAGGTCAACTGCAAGGTTTACAGGGTGAAGAGTATCGTCTGACCATGGAAACTATGCCTAACGTCGCTTTATCAAAAACCTACAATACCGATGCGCAAACCCCAGATTCTGCAGGTACGGCTTCTGCCATGGTCACGGGCATTAAAACCAAGCAGGGTGTCATCAGTGTTGACGATAACGTCAAACGCGGTTTTTGTAATACCGCTTTGGGTCATGAAGCGAAAACTGCTTGGGAAATGGCGGCAGAAAAAGGCTTAGCGGTAGGCGTTGTTTCTACGGCGCGTATTACCCATGCTACGCCTTCAACAACCTATTCTCATTCCGCTGACCGCGACTGGGAAAACGATGCTGCTATGCCCAATATTGCGAAAAATCAGGGATGTAAGGACATTGCGCAGCAGCTTTTGACCTTTAATGGTGGTAAAGGCATGGATGTGGTCTTTGGCGGTGGTCGCAGTCAGTTCCTGCCGAATACCGTCGTTGACGAAGAGGGCAGTAAAGGTAAACGTAAAGATGGCCGCAATTTGATTGCCGAATGGGAAACCGCTCATCCGCAAGGCCAATATGTTTATGATAAAAAAGGTTTTGATCAAATCGCAGCCAATGGTCAACCGGTGTTTGGTTTGTTTGAACCAAGCCACATGAAATACGACATTGAACGTAAAGATGAAGAACCATCATTAGCGGAAATGACCAGTAAAGCGATTGATTTACTGTCTCAGAAAAAAGAGGGGTACGTGTTGATGGTGGAAGGCGGTCGAATTGACCATGCCCACCATGATGGCAATGCCGCTCGTGCTCTTTCTGAAACCGTGGCTTATGACCAAGCCATAAAAGCAGCGCTAGAAAAAACCAATCCAAAAGATACCTTAGTGATTGTCACTGCCGACCATGCGCATACTTTTATCTCCAATGGTTATGCTGATCGCGGTAACCCAATCCTTGGACTATCGAAGAAAAATGGACGTTATAACCTCGATGATTACGGCAAACGTTATACCACGTTGATGTACGGTAATGGTCCAGGCGCAGTCGCAACGGCAGGGGCTAACCGTCCTAACCCGACTGAAGAAGAGGTGTTGGATGTGAACTACCATCAACAATCACTGCTTAAGTTGGCTTCAGAAACTCACTCTGGTGAAGACGTTGCCATTTTCGCACGGGGTCCTCAAGCGTATTTGTTCCAAGGTGCGGTGGAACAAAACTACATCTTCCACGTGATGAATGAAGCGATGAACTTCACTGAGTAA
- a CDS encoding sensor histidine kinase, whose protein sequence is MINFLLVSTQEDLQPLAHFQPYREVKLAKIKKWIRDNAYGLVLIDFATCGYEMTFDIIRYTRVMLRNPRIGLWLVCDQSDVFEVDNHTLWPDRIVRLHEIAHPSFSAAIQNELNRQFSSQQLLQEQQLNVALISKVNQFNRRDLVVQASLTEFVEALDIFCQSTQTYVVKPNKGQAIPKVFGLTENKEQLVALPASPDSLNSILDKIQNSDLPNIVFPDSAQTQTALVFPIMIFGERFCTVICLVDSHHADHLSVSRVKIIEEAASQLRISLESLEAQRRMKFHYSRLKKTLSELQKTKEHLVHSEKMATVGRLAAGIAHEINNPLSVALGNFTPLNHYVDSMLSLIKMHDDIIGSLHQQGTLPDADKLSKFKQDNDLQFMCDDLSAVIEDSKASLVRVKNIVADLSSFTSQSDNPFAPFSVYEACQDVIKLHHYSSGNKLKIDNLIPKDTQLQSDRSQVSQAINHILENAIEALEGQNDGHIEFTARQEPQGLTILIRDNGPGMSQEMIKHVFDPFFSTKGLKEGRGLGLSVTYHLLTKLNANISIESEIGQGTQVILQFTPSINPKSS, encoded by the coding sequence GTGATCAATTTTCTATTAGTCAGTACTCAAGAAGATTTGCAACCCTTGGCCCATTTTCAACCTTACAGAGAGGTGAAACTTGCCAAGATCAAAAAATGGATTCGTGATAATGCCTACGGTCTGGTACTGATTGACTTTGCCACCTGCGGCTATGAGATGACCTTTGATATCATTCGTTACACTCGCGTTATGCTGAGAAACCCACGAATTGGTTTATGGCTAGTGTGCGATCAAAGCGATGTCTTTGAAGTGGACAATCACACCCTATGGCCAGATAGGATCGTTCGGCTTCACGAGATTGCTCATCCCTCTTTCAGCGCAGCGATTCAAAACGAATTAAACCGTCAGTTTTCCAGTCAACAGCTTTTGCAAGAGCAGCAGCTTAATGTTGCGTTAATCTCCAAAGTAAACCAATTTAACCGTCGTGACTTAGTGGTACAGGCCTCGTTAACTGAGTTTGTTGAGGCACTCGATATCTTTTGTCAATCCACGCAGACCTATGTCGTCAAACCCAATAAAGGGCAAGCAATTCCCAAGGTATTTGGTCTCACCGAGAACAAAGAACAATTAGTCGCTCTTCCTGCATCGCCAGATTCACTTAACTCAATACTCGATAAAATACAAAACAGCGATTTACCTAACATTGTGTTTCCCGACTCAGCGCAAACGCAAACCGCGCTGGTGTTTCCAATCATGATCTTTGGTGAACGCTTTTGTACCGTCATTTGCTTGGTTGATAGTCACCATGCCGACCACCTTTCTGTATCACGAGTTAAGATCATTGAAGAAGCCGCCTCTCAACTGCGCATCAGCTTAGAGAGTTTAGAAGCCCAGCGACGCATGAAATTTCACTATTCTCGGCTGAAAAAGACCCTCTCTGAACTGCAGAAAACCAAAGAGCATCTTGTGCATTCAGAGAAAATGGCAACGGTCGGACGCCTTGCAGCTGGCATAGCCCATGAGATCAACAACCCCTTGAGCGTTGCACTGGGAAACTTCACGCCACTAAATCACTACGTTGATTCCATGCTGTCGCTGATTAAAATGCACGATGACATCATCGGATCGCTCCACCAGCAAGGCACGCTGCCCGATGCGGACAAGCTATCAAAATTCAAACAGGATAACGATCTGCAGTTTATGTGTGATGACCTTTCTGCCGTGATTGAAGATTCTAAAGCGAGCCTAGTTCGAGTAAAAAACATCGTGGCCGATCTCAGCTCATTTACTAGTCAATCTGATAATCCATTTGCACCATTTAGCGTCTATGAAGCGTGTCAGGACGTGATTAAGCTCCATCATTATTCAAGTGGCAATAAACTCAAAATCGACAATTTGATTCCCAAAGACACTCAATTACAAAGCGACCGAAGCCAAGTTTCGCAAGCGATAAACCATATTTTGGAAAACGCAATTGAAGCACTAGAAGGGCAAAATGATGGCCATATTGAATTCACAGCGCGGCAAGAGCCGCAAGGATTAACGATTTTAATTCGAGATAACGGCCCAGGTATGTCACAAGAGATGATCAAACATGTGTTCGATCCCTTCTTTTCCACAAAAGGCCTAAAAGAGGGGCGCGGCTTAGGGCTATCGGTTACCTACCATTTGCTAACGAAGTTAAACGCAAACATATCGATTGAAAGTGAAATAGGTCAAGGCACCCAAGTTATTTTGCAATTTACTCCAAGCATCAACCCAAAATCGTCATGA
- a CDS encoding DUF5329 domain-containing protein, protein MKNALLLLSCISGFAVAATSDEEIAGLINGLRQSDCQFERGGTWYRGDKAAQHLQDKWDYAKDDVKSPEDFINNVANGSWISGSDYHVKCPNQAEMTSRAWLLQQLQLQRTQ, encoded by the coding sequence ATGAAAAATGCGCTCTTACTATTGAGTTGCATCAGCGGTTTTGCTGTTGCAGCGACAAGTGACGAGGAAATTGCCGGCCTAATTAATGGACTAAGACAATCTGATTGCCAGTTTGAACGGGGTGGAACTTGGTATCGTGGTGACAAAGCAGCGCAACATCTTCAGGACAAATGGGACTATGCCAAAGACGATGTGAAAAGCCCCGAAGACTTTATCAATAACGTAGCCAATGGCAGTTGGATCTCAGGTAGTGATTACCATGTCAAATGCCCTAACCAAGCTGAGATGACCAGTCGAGCATGGTTATTACAGCAACTTCAGTTGCAGAGAACCCAATAA
- a CDS encoding aspartate/glutamate racemase family protein: MKTVGMIGGMSWESTQSYYKAINEGIKQQLGGLHSAKICLYSVDFDEIESRQRSGAWAETGEILGQAAQAVQAGGADFVLICTNTMHKVAPEIAQHISIPILHIADATGEQLKADGITKVGLLGTRFTMEQDFYKSRLIDQFGMEVLVPNERQREEIHRVIFDELCLGIINASSKQVYLDIIADLHAKGAQAIILGCTEIALLVQQADTDVKLYDTTAIHAAKAVEWALG; this comes from the coding sequence ATGAAAACGGTAGGCATGATCGGTGGAATGAGTTGGGAATCCACTCAAAGTTATTACAAAGCGATCAATGAAGGTATCAAGCAGCAGCTCGGTGGTTTGCATTCGGCAAAAATCTGTCTCTACAGCGTCGATTTTGATGAAATTGAGTCTCGTCAACGTAGTGGTGCGTGGGCTGAAACGGGCGAAATATTGGGACAAGCGGCCCAAGCTGTGCAAGCCGGTGGCGCCGATTTTGTGTTGATTTGTACCAATACCATGCACAAAGTTGCCCCAGAAATTGCCCAGCACATTTCGATTCCTATTTTGCATATTGCGGATGCCACCGGTGAGCAGCTCAAAGCCGATGGCATCACCAAGGTGGGATTGCTTGGTACGCGCTTTACGATGGAACAAGATTTCTATAAGTCTCGTCTGATTGACCAATTTGGTATGGAAGTGTTGGTACCTAATGAGCGGCAACGTGAAGAGATTCATCGTGTTATTTTTGATGAGCTCTGCCTTGGTATCATCAATGCGTCTTCAAAACAGGTCTACCTCGACATCATTGCCGACCTGCATGCCAAAGGGGCGCAAGCGATCATTTTGGGGTGCACTGAAATTGCGCTGCTGGTGCAACAAGCTGATACCGATGTCAAACTCTATGACACCACGGCGATTCACGCGGCCAAGGCGGTTGAATGGGCGCTTGGCTAA
- a CDS encoding GNAT family acetyltransferase, whose protein sequence is MNIKPYQSQYHTAVIELWQTCGLVKPWNDPSKDIERKVAHSPELFLVGLVDGKVVGTVMGGYDGHRGWINYLAVDPNAQKTGLGRALMQAVEALLLAQGCPKINLQVRTSNEQVIAFYDKLGYSNDQVLGLGKRLINDDEKDCWQ, encoded by the coding sequence ATGAATATCAAGCCTTACCAATCTCAATACCACACTGCCGTCATTGAACTTTGGCAGACATGTGGGCTCGTGAAGCCTTGGAATGATCCCTCTAAAGACATTGAACGTAAGGTGGCGCACAGCCCTGAGCTGTTTCTGGTTGGTTTAGTCGATGGCAAAGTAGTCGGGACGGTGATGGGCGGATACGACGGCCATCGCGGCTGGATTAACTATCTTGCTGTCGACCCTAACGCGCAGAAAACCGGATTAGGCCGTGCTTTAATGCAAGCGGTAGAAGCGTTGTTATTGGCTCAAGGCTGTCCGAAAATCAACTTGCAGGTGCGAACGAGCAATGAGCAGGTCATCGCTTTTTATGACAAGTTGGGTTACAGCAATGATCAGGTATTAGGCTTAGGTAAGCGTTTGATTAATGATGACGAAAAGGATTGTTGGCAATGA